Part of the Bacillus rossius redtenbacheri isolate Brsri chromosome 9 unlocalized genomic scaffold, Brsri_v3 Brsri_v3_scf9_2, whole genome shotgun sequence genome is shown below.
gcgtataggcttcggcctgagactcaCTTAGAGtatctccctaacccagacccctcccgcacactcatggctttaagttaggttagaaacCTCCAGCCCGAGTTGTTTCTGCTTGTAGTTTACGGGCCCAACAGACAGTTAGCGTCAAATGTGTCGCGCGAAACGTGGTTTCGGTTTCCTCTGTGCGCGCCTCCCTCCTCGTTGCGGGCGTGGAAGGTTCTGGAAGATCTCTTGGGGAGGGGCTCGGCGGGGCTCTGTGTCCAAGGTCAGCCCGGCCGGGCGCGCGCCCCGGGGGCTGTGTTGTGGTCCCTGCTGCCaagacacctcccccccccccctccgcaatcCCCCGGGGCACGCTGTGGCCACACGGAGAtgcgattattattattttttatcctaacctaactaaaactaagtgtattttggaggggtccgggttagggagggacctaggtgcgtctcaggccgaagcctatacgcctagtcatgctgggattagccatgcagggagagggtcgcatgcatcatgtgctaggaaggggattggccagccatggcagcgattggcgccatgactaactcccctcactcttaaatctagactataactagagataggttgggcccaggtaaaacctgcatagacacagggaaaaccctgggcacattcatgcgggatgcaaattggcatgcattacgtgtaggaatttaaaaggagacagaggatggtctggatgaagtgttggacagagtagcaaagagtctaccatgcgggggttgggcacttggactcgtggtccgttttgctaattgtccagtactggatttagtgaccagggacgcccctggtggtgagtggttgcactgaccactcactccaccgCCAGTCAgtacctaaaaaactaagaaactaagacagaaaacagataaatgacttacaaactaggcatttcgttacgaaatatcaCACGGAGATGCAGCCACGCCACGGTGCACAACTGTGTCCTGGTGTGCCGTTCCAGAGGCGGATCCAGTCGGGCACAAGATGAGccgacagaaagaaaaaaaaaaaaatagccagtcatggggactgccaacagaagtgaaaacttcaaaatttgtttttaaatgtgaacCCATTAGTTTTGCCCctacgcggctaaagaagttttcacttcaaaaagaacttaaatccacaaataatcaacattacctctcataaatcaataacctgatatttgaagaaattcactacttattttaataaacaaaagaaaaacataacctcacctactaaaaaaaaaatagccaatgCTCGCAATATATACCACACAACaacgttaaatatttttttttggaaaataaaataaaacacttataaccttaaaaatagaattaattaagttttatccttgaaatataaaaaaaaataatgacaatttTTACGTATTAATTGAATATACTAAACACAGCGACACAACAGCGAAGAGCAGCTGACTGTATCTCTCTCGCTCGGGCACACTCGGCGGTCCCGAGTTCACCCGATCCAGCCTTTCACCTCAGAGCGTGACGGATCAGCCTAACTTACTGCCTGCGTGCGGTGCGCCAAaggaagttttcacttaaaattaaACAACTACACATCTAATTCATTAAAGGATCACGGGGTCTCCGAAGTCGCCTGGCCTCCGAGGATTGCAGCCGCTACAAAGGCGAAGATTTCGCAGACGTTTCGATCGACCTTTGCATTCGCCGTCTTCGGGATGGCAGCTCAGCGGCGATCCTTATTTCCAAGTCGCTAGTGAGCTTACGTGGGCGCCCGTCACATAACACGCGCAGTCAAGGAATTGGTAGTTGCGCTGAATTTTTATATAATCTAACTTGAAATTTTTACACGATAAGTACActgatgcaaaacaaattattcctGGGACAGTTAGACGCTGATCTCAATTTCTGCCCCTGTGTAGTTCACCAGGTTATATAGGTATTTCTTTGTAAATTACTTGCAAATCATAACACTTTTTTGTTTAACATCTAGTGTGAAGAACTAATGTCAGTGAATAAAAGCCTATGTtttactttccccccccccccccttgaaaaataaagagtgaaatttttttttatagatattttggCTTTCAAAGTATAGCCGCTATCGAAGTAGTCGATCGCCACTGACGTTTCGCTATGCATCTCAGACAGCCATCGTAAGTGTTGAGAAATCAACTCACATCAACTCAGTTTGATTTCTCAGCCCTGATGATGCCTGCGGtgatgcagagcgaaacgtcggtgcGATTGACCACTTTGATAGCGGCTCAGCTCGATAGCCAATGACCACAAAAAGCCTGAAATTTACCTAAATacatatacttatttattttgcataaaatatattttatcttaaaattaatcgaactttatgaaaaaaaatacattttttgcttGCCTTGTTGATAACATATCTTATTCACATTACTCTTTAGAAGTAGTTTTAATAACGTTCACAATATTTTAATCCCGTGGATTATTAAGATGCAGCTTGAACCCAACACTGAAAAtcctattttattttaagaaggtttttttttttagattagttTATGGCATGTAAAATGTTGATCGAAACATCTTTCAAATGCGCATTTAGGATATTGTTGAAAAGTACACGTTTGTTATACGAGAAATTCTAAATTCAAACAACACTTAGATCTATTTAAAATAGTTTCTACGTTGAAAGTATACTCTTGTGAACGGTATATGGAACCCTTGTTTAACGAATTCAACTCATACTTGTCCggtttatttatatgtttgtttGGCAAACTAGGAACTAACTTTCACAGGTAgccaaataaacatattttacctggcgaggttttttttttaaatatatgtatcgAAATTTTCTCGTATTTTTCTGGTTGTAACCAGAGCCCACGTTGGATTCATACAATGGCTGCTATTTCATGTGTAGGAGCAAAACTTGATTCAAAGATGTTAAACCTTATGAATACGCAGCCAACTTAAAATCCTCTCCTCCCATAGAGCACCCCATAGTTAAATAAGGAGGCTGTTTTAACGCTTGCGGAAcgtcttgaaaatatattttttaaaaaaacttagctATCAAAAATGTTACATGCAGTAAAGCAAcacttaaaatgtaaaataatacttttgaatGGACTTTAAAAATTAGGTGGggaatgaaaaactgtttttttttcctcgagtTGGTTTTTAGTTCCATGACTATTTCGGGGCGTAGGGCCGAAATTGTGACCAGCAGACTGTGTCTCACTCGACAGCCAACAATCATATTTGTGACTGGCGACAGTGTTACTACCAGTGATTCACCATTCGACGTGACACACGTAATAGCGGTTTGCGCGGATTGTTGATATCACGCAGGGGTGTTATCGGAGGGGGTGAGTAATAGTTATTGGGTGCGGACAGGGGAGTTGGCGTGACCAGACTCCCCCCACCCCCAACCGCCAGGCACCAACCCCATTGGACGAAGGGAGTAGGTGAGCAACGGTGCCTGAATTCCCGACCTCGAACATAGGTTGGCGGATGGATAGGATCGTTGTGTTATTTCCTTACCATGAACGCAGTAAAAATAAGAAATTGCTAAACGTGGGTTCCGTTTCCCTGTGCacgcgtttgtgtgtgtgtatgtacacTTATTTTCCAGGTATAAcgagaaatataaattaataaaatttgagaaACATATACGTTAACATATTGTGTATATGATATTATCGAATAAGAGACAGTTATATACACTTGCCGTTTAAAATCTTTTACTTTAACCAagtctttttcattttttgtcGAAGTTTTGGTTTGCTTCCTTAACTACCGCTGGAGTGAAAAGTTCCCGTCTTGTTCCTACGATCTGAGATAGCCTTGAGGCTCGGCTTACCCGATTCcacattgaacaaaaaaaattatatatatatatatatatatatatatatatatatatatatttattattgagaATGAGATCACATAATATATTTTAGGTGTGTTGCCAAGCTTTGGAAAcctaaataaagaaaatatggaGTGACTTCAATGCAGTaggaataatgtttttttttttttttaaatttacgaacATCTGCCTGACGTTTTGCAAGTAGCAGATAAGCAGCATATAACTGAATTAGCTACATTTTCtgcacagaacaaaaaaaaatcattggcctTTACGAAGAACATTCATAGCTATGTTCCCAGATAAGTTATAATTCcattaaaatgaagaaaaaaaaaaccatggtgAGTAATGTTGAATGTACTATTTTTCTGGCGGCTCTGTTGCAGGGTTGCGTGGGTAAAAAGACAGtttggttaattaatttttttttattctcatgaGCTTATGGGCTGAGCAGTGCAACGAGACCTTATGTAGCTCACTCACATCTTCGCTCGTAGCTCATGGCTTCACTCATGATCCACAGAAACACGTATCATCTGCGCCTAGCTCCATCTCTGGCTGAGCCGCGCCAGCAGAACTGTCATGTACCGCAGGCGTGAACAATTATTATAAGTgattttgttcataattttttaataaaacggACTCTCAAGCTTTTGCTAAGTAAATCAAATGTCAATTTATGTTTTGGTGAAGTTGGCTGGACCAGGACTGATTATCAAACAtttcgtataaaatatatatatttttttgtttaaaatctttttttctgaACATACTCCATTGAAGGTAACACCGTGCATTAATGAGGTTTTACTAATATATACGGTGTTAGCATAAAAGGTGTATGTcctaaacaaaacaaacacacaatttAAGTCAATCTTCCcttttgcaagaatcattcaaaaagcatatcttttttttgttgcgaatggTAAAACTTTACAggtatgatttataaaaaaatctaattgaatactttttctattatgaataatttatttcaaattaataatacACACTTTTAAGTGTTTATTTTCACTTTCAAAGGCCAGTCAGCAAGTGTTAACAACTCACCCCGATGATGAAGCAAGTGATGTGTTGGTGTGGAGTTCGTTAACACAAAGTCAAATAATCTGTTAACTTGCATTTTTATATCTAAAACTTGTTTTTTAGGCATTAATCCGGAAAATATCATACAGTTGGGGCATTTAAACCGTACGTTACTGTGTTTCATAACCTCAACAACGTGCATGCGCCAAGAATCTGGTTAGACAGTTCCCACGTTGGCCAATAAGCGGGTAGTATCCGGGGCCACGAATTTTGTTTGAGTCGCAGGTTTCTCCAAGTGTGTAGCGTGGTTCTGTTGTTCTAGTTGCCCTCGCACTGGGCCTGGCACTCGAACAAGAGCTCGAAGTTGTTGTAGTTCCCCTCGCAGCCGCCGAACATGAACTCCTCGCAGCGCTGCGTGTCGGTGTTGTAGTAGTACCTCGGCGTGAAGTCACTGCACGGTCCGACCTCCATGGGCAGGTTGCAGTCTGCAAGCATTACGTACACACAGCTGCGAACACAGAAGCGCTGGCCTTCCACTCTTCAGGAGCCGGGTTCGAACCCCAGCTGAACCATCAACAAGTACACGAATACATAAAACGTACACGCCTAGTCTAAGTTGTGTTTTCGTCAGCGAGGCGGGGTGCTAAGTGCGACACCCGCTGGTGTTTGTAGttcggtatcgcctctaagcgcaagactctgttCGAAGCACTCAATTTTCTTCTAGTCGAGCACAGAGCAAATATAAAACTAAAGCGAAGACCATCACAATATATAGCGGGGAAATTAAGATAATAGTGTGATTCAAGTCCCATGgtacagttaaaaatatatattttaattatcattgaaatattaataacaaattcATAAGTTGGGGTTTGATGAtgtaatcaaataaaaatttttataatgcaCTGTTTAGATTGCAGTATagccataattttaatgctaaaagtaatatttaaatatttaatcattCATGTATTTTAGCTTGTTTCATGGGTAAAATAATTTCGAAATCACACATTTTAGCAATTTACACTTTACCTAAAATACGGTATAGAAACAAAATTGGTAAAACCTAATCACTCATCCGCCCTCAAACTATACTTAAATGCTGTTTGTAAACATATACGGAATCAATAGTGCAGGTACAACACAAAGTGAAGTATTTTGATGCACGTGCGGCTTCTATTTCCTAAACAAATGCCGTACTAGCCGTACGGTAGACATTCCTTTCTGTTTCGTAGCACGCAAAGTTACGGAACGACAGACCAATCGTGGGTACGCTGGTGCCTAAGTGTAACTATTGGAATGACAGATCACGCTTGTGTGCCATCGTGCATAAGTGTAATTAACGGAACGAAGGATCACGCGTAAGTGCGCTTGTTCCTAAGTGTAACTAAAGGAACGACAGATCACGCGTGTTTGCTATCGTGTCTAAGTTTAAGTAACAGAACATAACGAGCACCAGTAACTTGAAATCACCACAGATAACTGTTTGCACAACAAAGCATTTTGTGGGTTCAGTTCAAAAATGGTCTACTTTGTGCACGCTAAGTTAGGACATCAATGTGCATATATCAATTGTACTAATTAAAAACAATCCAATCATGTATTACTCACTCGCCATGACCCTCAGTCAAAGGTGAGGCCCAAACATTTCACGGTTTTAATCACCTCCATGTTAGAATTAAAGGTGTTGTGTTTTCTCATTCCTCAGTCATTTATTTTCTGTCCTAGAGATAAGACATATTACTCTTCCAAGACCTGAATTTGATTatacaattcattaattttcagtTAGTTTAGAATTAATGAGTGTGTGTGATGTATAAAGGCCCTGTCAAACTATCAAACGTTTGTTTTaaaacaccttccaatatgttgtgtaaAATAAAGTTGGAG
Proteins encoded:
- the LOC134542873 gene encoding trypsin inhibitor-like; the protein is MFGTKLCLMLLCCAAMVVYEVEGTGNPYCNLPMEVGPCSDFTPRYYYNTDTQRCEEFMFGGCEGNYNNFELLFECQAQCEGN